In the genome of Natronomonas salina, the window CGGTCGCGGCGGAACCATGGAAGCCGTCTGCCGCGGCGCCCGCGAGCACGACGCCGAGACCATCGGCATCCTCCCCGGGGAGCGACGGACGCAGGCCAACGAGTACGTCACCACGCCGGTCGCGACGGGGATGGGCAACGCCCGGAACGTGCTGGTGCCGATGAACGGCGACGCGGTGATCGCCGTCGACGGCGCGGCGGGGACGCTCTCGGAACTCGGCCACGCGCTTGACTTCCACCGGCCGGTCGCCGGGCTCGACACCCACCCCATCGAACTCGAGGGGTTCGAGGCGGTCGAGACGCCCGAGGCTGCGGTGGCGTTCGTCGAGGACGCGGTAGAAGGGTGAGTCGGAACCTCAGTCGCTCTGGATGCGCGGCGCCAGCATGAACGTCACGTGGCCGTCGCCCTCCGCGAAGTCGAAGTGCATCTTGACGGGGAACTCCTCGCCGAGCTCCATCGTGACCTCCGCGTCGGAGGGGATGGCCTTGTTCATGTCCTTGAGGTAGTCCAGCGAGAACAGCGACCGGGCTTCGCCGGCGGTGAGGTCGATGAGGTCCTCGCGGCCCAGTTCGAGGTGGACGTCGTCGGTGTCGCCCTCCGCGTCGACGTAGAACTGCTCGGCGTCGGGGTCGACGCCCAAGGCGATGTGGTCGGAGACCATGTCGGCGGCCTTGACGGCGCGGGCGATGTCCTTGCCCTCGATGACGATCTCCGAGGAGAGGTCCAGGTCCGGCAGGTCGGGCTCCTGGCGGATGGAGTCGGGGTCGATGAGCGCCAGGGTGTACTCGAGACCGTCCAGCGAGATGTGGAGCTTGCGGGTCTCCTCGTCCAGCTCGAGGTTGACGAGCTGGCCGGAGTCGGCCATTCCCACGATGTCCTCCAGCCGGTCGAGGTTGACGCCGATGATGCCCCCGTCGGTCTCGTAGGACTCGAAGGCGGACGCCGAGAGTTCGAGATCGACCATGCCGACGTTCGCCGGGTCCACCGCCCGGATCGTGAGGCCCTCCTCCTCGAGGCGGATCTTGCACTCGTCGACCAGGACGCTGACGGAGTCCAGCGCCGCCCCGAGCGTGTCCGCACTCACGATAGCCTTGAACATATAGGACACCGTACTTCCCGCCTCCTTAAAAATATACTTTTCATCACGCGCGCGTCCCGCGCGTGAGATGCCGCCGCCCCCCGCCGGCTACTCCAGCAGGAGCAACTCGGGCGACTCGAGGTACTCCTTGAGGGTGTTGACGAACCGGGCGGCGTCGGCCCCGTCGACGACCCGGTGGTCGATGGACAGCGAGAGGGTCATCACCTTCCGCGGCACCACGTCGCCGTCCACGACTCTGGGCTTGTCCTTGATGGCGCCGAGCCCCAGGATCGCCGCCTCGGGGTAGTTGATGATCGGCGTCGCGTACTCGCCGCCGATGGCCCCGAAGTTCGTGATGGTGAACGTCCCGTCCTGCATGTCCTCGCGGGCGATGGAGCGCTCGCGGGCCTTCC includes:
- a CDS encoding TIGR00725 family protein is translated as MRVSVIGGSRIDDETYETAREVGRLLGERGHTVVCGGRGGTMEAVCRGAREHDAETIGILPGERRTQANEYVTTPVATGMGNARNVLVPMNGDAVIAVDGAAGTLSELGHALDFHRPVAGLDTHPIELEGFEAVETPEAAVAFVEDAVEG
- a CDS encoding DNA polymerase sliding clamp — encoded protein: MFKAIVSADTLGAALDSVSVLVDECKIRLEEEGLTIRAVDPANVGMVDLELSASAFESYETDGGIIGVNLDRLEDIVGMADSGQLVNLELDEETRKLHISLDGLEYTLALIDPDSIRQEPDLPDLDLSSEIVIEGKDIARAVKAADMVSDHIALGVDPDAEQFYVDAEGDTDDVHLELGREDLIDLTAGEARSLFSLDYLKDMNKAIPSDAEVTMELGEEFPVKMHFDFAEGDGHVTFMLAPRIQSD